In Paenibacillus guangzhouensis, a single window of DNA contains:
- a CDS encoding MarR family winged helix-turn-helix transcriptional regulator, which translates to MDRIQKQDIHQIYSMYSVLVRRWMTDWNKNAMLNVPHTHFMALEILDAEGPQRATVLANTLAITSGGVTVMTDKLVKNGLVKRLTKEDDRRVVMLEITEKGREVLSELQEQRTVMIDQLMQDLTEAEVRELLRIYKKLLDTQKD; encoded by the coding sequence GTGGACCGCATCCAGAAGCAAGATATTCATCAAATTTACAGCATGTACAGCGTTCTTGTACGGCGATGGATGACGGATTGGAATAAGAATGCCATGTTGAACGTACCCCATACGCATTTTATGGCGCTTGAAATATTGGATGCGGAAGGGCCTCAACGTGCAACGGTACTCGCGAATACACTTGCGATAACGTCAGGCGGTGTCACTGTGATGACCGACAAGCTCGTGAAGAATGGACTGGTGAAGCGGTTGACGAAGGAGGATGATCGCCGCGTCGTCATGCTTGAGATTACGGAGAAGGGCAGAGAGGTATTGTCTGAACTGCAGGAGCAGCGCACCGTAATGATCGATCAACTGATGCAAGATTTGACGGAAGCGGAAGTACGGGAATTGCTTCGCATTTATAAAAAACTGTTGGATACACAGAAGGATTAG
- a CDS encoding FAD-dependent oxidoreductase, whose protein sequence is MSKPWDASYDVVVVGSGAGGLAAALTARLKGMSALVIEKTALFGGSSSLSGGAIWVPTNHYLMEAGLQDTWEQAQAYLNATVGDRVPKARREAYVKRGAEMVRYLHDNTEHVRFKYIPGYSDYYPEAPGGFPQGRSVEPLIFDLKKLGEERKKMRRANLPTYGIVMNAFEFHKVNMITRTWIGKKTSLKLGMRLIRSVVTGAKLSSLGEALIGRLRKSLMDVQGEVWVKTAFHDYVMDEGRVVGLIAERDGKLIRIEAKKGVILASGGFSHNQSMREQYLPHPTSERWTSASEGQTGDIIGASLKIGATLDLMDRVWGAPSAVPPGQLPYFLVAERALPNMMIVNSVGERYLNEAVPYHQFVDQMYKNDKPEARTTPSWIIIDRTTKSRYIFLGLFPGQPFPKKWFDNGFIKLGNTPAELAQAMGVPVEKLTATFERFNRDARQGKDTAFHRGDSAYDRYYGDPTYPNPNMAPLENGPFYAVQIYPGDIGTKGGIVTDEYARALDVKGEPIPGLFATGNCSAAVMGETYPGPGATLGPAMTFGYVAASFMAK, encoded by the coding sequence ATGAGCAAGCCGTGGGATGCAAGTTATGACGTCGTTGTCGTAGGTTCAGGTGCAGGAGGGTTAGCGGCGGCGTTGACTGCCAGATTGAAAGGGATGTCTGCGCTCGTCATTGAGAAGACGGCGTTATTCGGTGGGTCTAGCTCTTTGTCCGGCGGTGCGATATGGGTGCCGACGAACCATTATCTGATGGAAGCGGGACTTCAGGATACGTGGGAGCAAGCGCAGGCCTATCTGAATGCAACGGTAGGAGATCGCGTCCCAAAGGCACGTAGAGAAGCTTATGTGAAGCGTGGTGCGGAAATGGTGCGGTATCTGCATGACAACACGGAGCATGTACGTTTCAAGTACATTCCGGGCTATTCGGATTATTATCCCGAAGCACCAGGTGGATTTCCACAAGGCCGGTCCGTAGAACCTCTCATTTTTGACCTGAAGAAACTTGGTGAGGAACGTAAGAAGATGCGACGCGCAAATTTGCCGACCTACGGTATTGTCATGAACGCTTTTGAATTTCATAAAGTGAATATGATTACAAGAACATGGATCGGCAAAAAAACATCGCTTAAGCTCGGCATGCGCTTGATTCGTAGTGTTGTAACCGGTGCGAAGCTGTCCTCGCTCGGTGAAGCATTGATAGGCCGTCTACGCAAATCGCTGATGGATGTTCAGGGAGAAGTCTGGGTGAAGACAGCATTTCATGATTATGTGATGGACGAGGGGCGTGTTGTCGGTCTGATTGCAGAGCGCGATGGCAAGCTTATACGCATTGAAGCGAAGAAAGGCGTGATTCTAGCTTCAGGCGGGTTCTCTCACAACCAGAGCATGCGTGAGCAATATTTGCCGCACCCGACATCGGAGAGATGGACATCGGCTTCCGAAGGACAGACCGGAGACATCATCGGGGCATCACTCAAGATCGGGGCGACATTGGATCTCATGGATCGGGTCTGGGGAGCGCCGTCTGCCGTCCCTCCGGGTCAATTGCCGTATTTCTTAGTCGCGGAGCGCGCGTTGCCGAACATGATGATCGTCAACAGCGTGGGCGAGCGTTATCTGAACGAGGCCGTGCCCTATCATCAATTTGTGGATCAGATGTACAAGAACGATAAGCCGGAAGCGAGAACCACACCGTCATGGATCATTATCGATAGGACGACGAAGAGCCGCTATATCTTCCTTGGCCTTTTCCCAGGACAGCCTTTCCCGAAGAAGTGGTTCGATAATGGCTTCATCAAGCTAGGCAATACGCCGGCAGAACTAGCTCAAGCGATGGGCGTGCCCGTGGAGAAGCTGACAGCAACGTTCGAACGGTTTAATCGCGATGCGCGGCAAGGCAAGGATACGGCATTCCACCGCGGGGATAGCGCGTATGACCGTTACTATGGCGATCCGACGTATCCGAATCCGAACATGGCTCCGCTGGAGAATGGGCCGTTCTATGCGGTTCAGATCTATCCGGGTGATATCGGTACGAAGGGCGGCATCGTAACGGATGAATACGCCCGGGCCCTCGATGTAAAGGGGGAACCGATTCCAGGCTTATTCGCCACAGGCAACTGCTCGGCCGCAGTAATGGGAGAGACGTATCCAGGACCGGGGGCAACCTTGGGACCAGCGATGACTTTTGGCTATGTCGCAGCGTCATTTATGGCTAAGTAG
- a CDS encoding stalk domain-containing protein yields the protein MKKQPRSKGRTIVVTVMACMLGMSWAGGTYAETAVPMNSAVETKAAQAAVSELRYVALGDSLTVGFEPQLLKEKNPVPYGFVDRILEQALYKGRAKVNNYGILGLTSEGLRIYVKAIQSGQSFKYADLKSVAEDPRASSIEQGIAQAKADIEQANVITITIGGNDFGALLSGMSDLTDDKAKGLVGGLIEQYTSNVTETVNMLKAMNPQATIVIADQYQPLPKYQREALYQKLMEVADQFTSTIDGIAKTFTDQGIDVKVAHVAERFKGREGELTHTNLMEQDIHPTQKGYELMAKAFAETIWGSYREPKQIGTGTATIVVKGQEIVSKNLPTVRNNRTFVAIKDIVDAMGATSKWDNKTSTATITYGDRVLTLPIGAKTASVNGQPLVVDAPAFLLKVGQEQKTYVPLRLLADGLGFQIENRAKAHTVFINP from the coding sequence ATGAAGAAGCAACCACGATCGAAGGGGAGAACGATCGTTGTGACTGTCATGGCATGTATGCTCGGTATGAGCTGGGCAGGCGGCACTTATGCGGAGACGGCCGTTCCCATGAACAGTGCTGTAGAGACGAAGGCAGCGCAAGCAGCGGTATCGGAACTGCGTTATGTCGCACTTGGCGATTCGCTAACTGTAGGCTTCGAGCCGCAGCTGCTTAAGGAGAAGAACCCTGTTCCTTATGGGTTTGTGGATCGAATCTTGGAGCAGGCGTTATACAAGGGCAGAGCGAAAGTGAACAATTACGGCATTCTTGGATTAACCAGCGAAGGGCTGCGTATCTATGTAAAGGCAATTCAATCCGGTCAATCCTTCAAGTATGCAGATTTGAAGTCCGTTGCAGAGGACCCGCGCGCATCCTCGATCGAACAAGGAATCGCACAAGCCAAGGCCGATATTGAACAAGCGAATGTGATTACGATTACGATCGGCGGGAATGATTTTGGCGCCTTGCTTAGCGGCATGAGCGATCTGACCGATGATAAAGCGAAGGGATTGGTCGGTGGTCTGATCGAACAGTATACATCGAATGTCACGGAGACGGTGAACATGCTCAAGGCAATGAATCCGCAGGCGACGATTGTTATCGCGGATCAGTATCAACCATTGCCGAAATACCAGCGTGAAGCGTTATATCAGAAATTGATGGAAGTCGCAGACCAATTTACCAGTACGATTGACGGTATCGCGAAGACCTTTACGGATCAGGGGATCGACGTCAAAGTCGCGCATGTCGCTGAACGGTTCAAAGGCAGAGAAGGTGAGCTTACGCATACCAACTTGATGGAGCAAGATATTCATCCCACCCAGAAAGGGTATGAGCTGATGGCGAAGGCCTTCGCTGAGACGATATGGGGATCATATCGTGAACCGAAACAGATCGGAACAGGGACGGCGACCATCGTTGTGAAAGGGCAAGAAATTGTCTCGAAAAATCTGCCAACGGTACGGAATAACCGGACGTTCGTCGCGATCAAAGATATCGTCGATGCCATGGGCGCAACGTCGAAGTGGGATAACAAGACGTCAACAGCCACAATTACGTATGGCGACCGCGTCCTAACCTTGCCGATCGGTGCGAAGACAGCATCGGTGAATGGTCAGCCGCTTGTTGTTGATGCTCCAGCTTTCCTGCTGAAGGTCGGTCAGGAGCAGAAGACTTATGTGCCGCTGCGTCTGCTCGCTGACGGGTTAGGCTTCCAGATTGAGAATCGGGCTAAAGCTCATACGGTATTTATTAATCCATAG
- the bioD gene encoding dethiobiotin synthase, which produces MNNKGLFITGTDTDVGKTQVAYGIAAALTHHLSMRDIRLWKPVQTGVSVGSQHADSYRLLHGSLIGKQQEEQLVSLTLPDPLAPWIAARRSGAALDYEQLVQEGKARLAQGGMWMVEGAGGLGVPLTKQHLMVDLARDLALPLLVVARAGLGTVNHTLQTVAYARQAGLQVAGVILNGYPEGSEADVMDNAMMIETFGDVEVLGMLPWMDEEANDEWRLAWAACVAERVNLHQLIGMERD; this is translated from the coding sequence ATGAACAACAAAGGATTATTCATAACAGGGACGGATACCGATGTGGGTAAGACACAAGTAGCTTACGGCATTGCAGCGGCATTGACACACCATCTCAGTATGCGGGATATCCGGCTGTGGAAGCCTGTCCAGACCGGTGTCAGCGTCGGATCGCAGCATGCAGACAGCTATCGTCTGCTCCACGGAAGTTTGATCGGCAAGCAGCAGGAGGAACAACTTGTATCGTTAACCTTGCCCGACCCGTTAGCTCCATGGATCGCAGCCCGAAGAAGCGGCGCTGCGCTGGATTATGAACAATTGGTCCAGGAGGGCAAGGCAAGGCTTGCACAAGGCGGCATGTGGATGGTAGAGGGTGCCGGCGGGCTTGGTGTTCCGTTAACCAAGCAGCATCTGATGGTGGATTTAGCGCGAGATCTTGCACTCCCGTTATTGGTTGTGGCTAGAGCAGGTCTTGGAACGGTGAACCATACGCTGCAGACGGTTGCCTATGCTAGGCAGGCGGGTCTCCAGGTCGCTGGTGTGATTCTCAATGGTTACCCTGAAGGATCAGAGGCAGATGTGATGGACAATGCCATGATGATCGAGACTTTCGGTGACGTTGAGGTTCTTGGTATGTTGCCTTGGATGGATGAAGAAGCGAATGATGAGTGGAGATTGGCCTGGGCTGCATGTGTTGCTGAACGTGTGAATTTGCATCAACTTATTGGAATGGAGAGGGATTAA
- the bioB gene encoding biotin synthase BioB — translation MSELLTRIDWNTYADKALRGERLSKEEALSVLNADDDELLAIMHAAFRVRKHYFGKKVKLNLIINAKSGLCPEDCGYCSQSIVSTAPVKKYPMLEKDVLIDGARKAMEMQAGTYCIVASGKGPTPRELDQVIAAVEEIKSTMPMKICACLGILSQDQANRLKTAGVDRYNHNLNTSSGHFSSITKTHTYDDRVTTVESAKAAGMSPCSGCIVGMGESKEDVVDVAYALRELDADSIPVNFLNSIPGTPLESLKHLNPRYCLKVLALFRLICPDKEIRASGGREVNLRSLQPLALYAANSIFVGDYLTTEGQEATDDHRMIEDMGFEIELCAL, via the coding sequence ATGAGTGAATTGTTAACTAGAATCGATTGGAATACATATGCAGATAAAGCTCTACGAGGAGAACGGTTATCGAAAGAAGAAGCGTTATCAGTACTTAACGCAGATGATGATGAACTGCTTGCCATTATGCATGCAGCCTTTCGGGTACGCAAGCATTACTTCGGCAAGAAGGTGAAGTTGAACCTCATCATCAATGCGAAGAGCGGATTATGCCCGGAGGATTGCGGTTATTGCTCACAATCCATCGTCTCGACAGCACCGGTGAAGAAATACCCAATGCTCGAGAAGGATGTCCTCATCGATGGCGCGCGTAAAGCGATGGAGATGCAGGCGGGCACGTATTGCATCGTAGCGAGCGGGAAAGGACCGACGCCTCGCGAACTGGATCAAGTCATTGCCGCGGTCGAAGAGATCAAGTCAACCATGCCGATGAAAATCTGCGCATGCCTTGGGATCCTGTCGCAAGATCAGGCTAATCGTCTGAAGACGGCAGGGGTCGACCGCTATAATCATAATTTGAATACGAGTTCGGGACATTTCTCGAGCATTACGAAGACCCATACGTATGATGACCGCGTTACAACGGTCGAGAGTGCCAAGGCCGCGGGCATGTCGCCTTGCTCGGGCTGCATTGTTGGGATGGGCGAGTCGAAGGAAGATGTCGTCGATGTCGCTTACGCCTTGCGTGAGCTCGATGCAGATTCTATCCCCGTGAACTTCTTAAATTCGATTCCAGGAACACCGCTTGAATCGCTCAAGCATTTGAATCCGCGTTATTGCTTGAAGGTGCTTGCACTATTCCGGTTGATTTGTCCGGATAAGGAAATTCGGGCGTCTGGCGGCCGGGAAGTAAATTTAAGATCGCTTCAACCGCTGGCGTTGTATGCTGCGAATTCAATCTTCGTTGGGGATTACCTCACAACCGAGGGGCAAGAGGCGACAGATGATCATCGCATGATTGAAGATATGGGCTTTGAGATTGAGCTATGTGCGCTGTAA